A window of Natronococcus sp. CG52 genomic DNA:
TACTATTCGGTAATTTTATAACCTCGCCGGCCACGAGTACTCGTATGACAAAGATCGCGTTCATCGGAGCGGGGAGTATGGTCTTCGCCAAGAACCTGGTCGGGGACATCCTGTCGTTCGAAGCGCTCGAGGACAGCACGATCGCGCTAATGGATATCGACGAGCACCGCCTCGCACAGACGACCGAGGTCGCCGAGAAGATGGTCGAGAACGGTCGAGTCGAGGCGACGATAGAGTCGACGACGGACCGACGGGAGGCGCTCGACGGCGCCGACTACGTGCTCAACATGATCAACGTCGGCGGCACGGAACCGTTCGAGAACGAGATCCGGATTCCGGAGGAGTACGGCGTCGAGCAATCGATCGGGGACACGCTTGGCCCGGGCGGCATCTTCCGGGGGCTCCGGACGATCCCGACGATGCTCGACGTCGCTCGAGACATGGAGGAACTCTGTCCCGACGCGCTGCTCATGAACTACACGAACCCGATGGCGATCGTCTGCTGGGCCGTGGACGAGGCCACGGACGTCGAGATCGTCGGACTCTGTCACAGCGTCCCCCACACCGCGGAGGCGATCGCGGAGTACGTCGACGTTCCCCAGGCGGAACTCGACTACTGGGTCGCCGGGATCAACCACATGGCGTGGTTCCTCGAGTGTACGCGGGACGGGCAGGACGTCTATCCGCTGCTCGAGGAAGCGATGGAGGACGAAACGACCTACCGGAAGGACACGGTTCGGTTCGAACTGTTGAAACACTTCGGAGCCTTCGTCACCGAGTCGAGCCATCACAACTCGGAGTACCTCCCCTACTTCCGCACGGACGAGAAGGTAATCGAGGAGTTGACCGGGACGAACTACGCCGAGCGCATGCCGACCGCGACGTACCTCGAGGGCTGGAAGAAGCGGTCCGAGGAGCGGGACAACGCGCTCGCCGACGTCGATTCCGAGGACGTCTCGATCGAACGCTCGGAGGAGTACGCCTCCCGGCTCATTCACTCGCTCGAGACGGACACGCCGAGACGACTCAACCTGAACGTGCGAAACGACGCGGGTCACATCCGGAATCTGGAGAACGACGCGTGTGTGGAGGTCCCGTGTCTGGTCGACGGAACGGGTATCCGGCCGTGTTCGGTCGGAAAGCTCCCGCCGCAGCTCGCCGCGCTCGACCGCACCAACGTGAACGTTCAGCGCCTCGCAGTGAAGGGGGCGCTCGAAGGGAACCGCGACGCCGTCCACCAGGCGATCAAGCTCGATCCGCTGACGGCGGCCGAACTCGATCTCGACGAGATTCACGAGATGACCGAGGAACTCATCGCGGCTAACGAAGCGTACCTGCCGGCCCTCAGCTGAACGCGTCCCGCGGCGTCGATCCGGCTCGGCCAGCTGCTGCACCGTTCTCTCGTCGATCGCTTCCGCGAGAGCTACCGGATGGAAACTTTTATAATAGTCGTTGCGAACATACGGAGTATAGCGATGAGAGAGATTAGCAAACGTGAACTTCTCAGAGCCGGCGGAGCGGCGGCAGCCGCCTCGGTCGCCGGCTGTCTCGGGAGCGGCGGTGACGATCAGCTGACCTTCTGGTGGATCGACGGGGACAGCGACGATTACGAGGATCACAACGAGTGGCTCGCGGAGACCGTCGAGTCGGAGACCGACCGAGAACTGGAGATAACCGGCTACGCCTACAGCGACCTGCGCCAGAACGTCCTGACCGGCGGTCGGCAGGGAACGCCGGACGTCATCGAGGGCGTGATCGAGCACCCCGGCGACTACGTCGCGGCCGACATCATCGAACCGCTGACGGACCGAACCGACGAGATTCCCCACTTCGACGGCTTCCACGAGAGCGCGCTCGACGCGTTCCGGTTCCAGGACGAGCTCTGGGCCCTCCCCTACACGGGGAACGGCCGCGCACTCGTGTACAACAAGGAGGTCCTCGCCGAGTACGGCTACGAGGACGGTCCGCCGGAGGACATCGACGAGTTCATGGAACTCGCGGGGACGATCAACGAGGATCGCGACGATATGAACGGGTTTCACCTGACAACGGAGCGCGGCGAGGTGCGCGCCACGCAGGAGTTCCTCTCCCACGTCTACCAGCACACCGACGGATCGCTATACGAGTGGGACGGCGACGGCTGGGCGCTGCAGGCGGATTCGGACGCGTTCGAGGCGATCCTCGGCGACATCTACTACCGGCTGTTCCACGGCGACCAACCGACGGCCGGCTCCGAGTATCAGAGCGCGGGTTGGGAGACCAACGACGTCGGCTTCACGGAGGGCGAGCACGCGATGATCCACTGCGGGCCGTGGATCGAAGGGTTCCGCGACACGGACGCGCAAGTGGAGATGGTCGAGGAGAACGCGGCAGTG
This region includes:
- the melA gene encoding alpha-glucosidase/alpha-galactosidase gives rise to the protein MTKIAFIGAGSMVFAKNLVGDILSFEALEDSTIALMDIDEHRLAQTTEVAEKMVENGRVEATIESTTDRREALDGADYVLNMINVGGTEPFENEIRIPEEYGVEQSIGDTLGPGGIFRGLRTIPTMLDVARDMEELCPDALLMNYTNPMAIVCWAVDEATDVEIVGLCHSVPHTAEAIAEYVDVPQAELDYWVAGINHMAWFLECTRDGQDVYPLLEEAMEDETTYRKDTVRFELLKHFGAFVTESSHHNSEYLPYFRTDEKVIEELTGTNYAERMPTATYLEGWKKRSEERDNALADVDSEDVSIERSEEYASRLIHSLETDTPRRLNLNVRNDAGHIRNLENDACVEVPCLVDGTGIRPCSVGKLPPQLAALDRTNVNVQRLAVKGALEGNRDAVHQAIKLDPLTAAELDLDEIHEMTEELIAANEAYLPALS
- a CDS encoding sugar ABC transporter substrate-binding protein produces the protein MREISKRELLRAGGAAAAASVAGCLGSGGDDQLTFWWIDGDSDDYEDHNEWLAETVESETDRELEITGYAYSDLRQNVLTGGRQGTPDVIEGVIEHPGDYVAADIIEPLTDRTDEIPHFDGFHESALDAFRFQDELWALPYTGNGRALVYNKEVLAEYGYEDGPPEDIDEFMELAGTINEDRDDMNGFHLTTERGEVRATQEFLSHVYQHTDGSLYEWDGDGWALQADSDAFEAILGDIYYRLFHGDQPTAGSEYQSAGWETNDVGFTEGEHAMIHCGPWIEGFRDTDAQVEMVEENAAVSLLPKHADASDATYMEVKPVMLNAHSDDLDSGMAVASAWSSPEALERMAEINPGAVATPVHEDVESTLEDEDYTAFVDAFENGVAPAPIAWGSVREGIYDAIENVIFDEQTPAEAADELERALEAADVDLDPDAE